Proteins encoded within one genomic window of Triticum aestivum cultivar Chinese Spring chromosome 2D, IWGSC CS RefSeq v2.1, whole genome shotgun sequence:
- the LOC123050215 gene encoding uncharacterized protein codes for MRTVNTPTSKNQAKKIRLHDRYCDGMMPLCNPSSEARQLSASSTGLPTSHQELFMSAGFQQQQQPQHRDAAAGWARQEYYAPPQRSAAFAQRCVGSSTAAFYAAEHLLGIGQFDGAPLGMLPPAATMMPAVPARTRPESGDMYMSHELEPVMLRADRSPSVRTYYVQPQQRRDPVELELPLPLPPAQEQESAHHNLFGNPPTIQPHSFSPHVPSMEAPSSSSSLLSQMESHLSARSSAGAPATSTGTGSVSAPPPSKTRIRWTPELHERFVDCVSKLGGADRATPKGILKLMNSDGLTIYHIKSHLQKYRMAKYMPAPSSSSSSEGRQHEKRAAGSDTQHELDPKTGMHITEALRVQLDVQRRLHEQLEIQRKLQVRIEEQGKRLQKMFEDQLKASGNTAPAAGPDVVLFPAAAETPSDQEEDAVFVDVIDDDDEVQIISVASGSYDDDLAL; via the exons ATGCGTACGG TTAACACTCCAACTTCGAAGAATCAGGCCAAGAAGATTAGGCTGCACGACCGCTACTGCGACGGGATGATGCCGCTGTGCAACCCGAGCTCCGAGGCGAGGCAGCTTTCCGCGTCCTCCACCGGGCTCCCGACGTCGCACCAGGAACTGTTCATGAGCGCCGGGtttcaacagcagcagcagccgcagcaccgcgacgccgccgccgggTGGGCGCGCCAGGAGTACTACGCGCCGCCGCAGAGGTCGGCGGCGTTCGCGCAGAGATGCGTCGGCTCCAGCACGGCGGCGTTCTACGCGGCCGAGCACCTGCTCGGCATCGGGCAGTTCGACGGCGCTCCCCTCGGGATGCTCCCGCCGGCGGCAACGATGATGCCAGCGGTGCCGGCCAGGACGCGGCCGGAGAGCGGCGACATGTACATGTCGCACGAGCTCGAGCCGGTGATGCTCCGCGCGGACCGGTCGCCGTCAGTGAGGACGTACTACGTGCAGCCGCAGCAGCGGCGGGACCCGGTGGAGCTCGAGCTGCCACTGCCACTGCCGCCAGCGCAGGAGCAAGAGAGCGCGCACCATAACCTGTTCGGCAACCCTCCGACCATCCAACCGCACTCGTTCTCACCCCAT GTCCCGTCGATGGaggcgccgagcagcagcagcagcctgcTGAGCCAGATGGAGAGCCACCTGTCCGCCAGGAGCAGCGCCGGCGCGCCAGCGACCTCCACCGGCACCGGCAGCGTGTCAGCGCCTCCGCCGAGCAAGACGCGGATCCGGTGGACGCCGGAGCTGCACGAGCGGTTCGTGGACTGCGTGAGCAAGCTCGGCGGCGCGGACA GGGCGACTCCGAAGGGGATCCTGAAGCTGATGAACTCGGACGGCCTCACCATCTACCACATCAAGAGCCACCTCCAG AAATACCGGATGGCCAAGTACATGCCGGcaccatcttcatcgtcgtcgtcggaAG GGAGGCAGCACGAGAAGAGGGCCGCCGGAAGCGACACCCAGCATGAACTGGACCCCAAAAC TGGGATGCACATCACGGAAGCACTCCGCGTCCAGCTCGACGTGCAGCGCCGCCTCCACGAGCAGCTCGAG ATACAGCGGAAGCTGCAGGTGAGGATCGAGGAGCAGGGCAAGAGGCTGCAGAAGATGTTCGAGGACCAGCTCAAGGCCAGCGGCAACACCGCGCCGGCCGCGGGCCCGGACGTCGTCCTCTTCCCGGCCGCGGCGGAGACGCCGAGCGATCAAGAGGAGGACGCCGTGTTCGTCGATGTCATCGACGATGACGACGAGGTGCAGATAATCTCCGTCGCCAGCGGCAGCTATGACGACGACTTAGCCTTGTAA